Proteins found in one Vallitalea guaymasensis genomic segment:
- a CDS encoding helix-turn-helix domain-containing protein, which produces MDYSFFIWSIATYIEARLKEEIDYSRLERTIGFSYRHIRETFKECTNISLSRYILTRRIANAAFEIIHTNKSLLDISGEYTFNNYDTFTRAFKRYTKKTPSEFRTKGCKVGRYRFLMGMFAPVILEENEDILLSNSILEVENIMKNREKTDNSCILFGVPKVAYSFEECTPFPTALKACLNYMGQEIDYYYIMATSGAAFRLRWNINCWDGGNVDIMNIYQDKYEAFKRAFKAAGRTYKILKREKASKEDFIEFIKSEIDEGRPVIALGIIGPPEACLITGYQNNGETLLGWNCFQENREFRKDIKIHESGYFICNTWWENPATIAVMAVGEEQNQPMDAKDIIEDAIKIMTTEKICYDSTDSNIKIEYAGGQSAYDAWANAISDEKEFPKDAILPLLFERIMCQGDAQVMVGEGRSYAACYISWVGNNNEIIADECQQAAKLFKEEAQCAFKMNEVKGGFMQDEQATRTFAKPDVRKQIVPLINKAKEYDAKACTILKQILTKIK; this is translated from the coding sequence ATGGATTATTCTTTTTTTATATGGTCAATAGCAACATACATTGAAGCAAGACTCAAAGAGGAGATAGATTACTCTCGTCTAGAGAGGACTATAGGGTTTTCATACCGTCATATAAGAGAAACGTTCAAAGAATGTACAAATATATCCTTATCCAGGTATATTCTTACGAGACGAATTGCTAACGCAGCATTTGAAATCATTCATACCAACAAAAGCCTTCTAGATATATCTGGTGAATATACTTTCAATAATTATGATACTTTTACCAGAGCCTTCAAAAGATATACTAAAAAAACTCCATCTGAATTCAGAACAAAAGGCTGTAAGGTAGGAAGATACAGATTTCTCATGGGTATGTTTGCTCCTGTCATATTAGAAGAGAATGAAGATATACTTTTATCGAATTCAATTCTGGAGGTTGAAAATATAATGAAGAATCGTGAAAAGACTGACAATAGTTGTATATTATTTGGGGTTCCAAAGGTAGCCTATTCATTCGAAGAATGCACACCTTTTCCTACAGCATTAAAAGCATGTCTTAACTATATGGGGCAAGAAATAGACTATTATTATATAATGGCTACATCGGGAGCGGCATTTCGATTAAGATGGAATATCAATTGTTGGGATGGCGGAAATGTAGACATCATGAATATATATCAAGATAAATATGAAGCTTTCAAAAGAGCATTTAAGGCAGCTGGCAGAACCTATAAAATACTTAAAAGAGAAAAAGCAAGTAAAGAAGACTTTATTGAATTTATAAAATCTGAAATAGATGAGGGTAGACCTGTTATCGCCCTAGGTATCATAGGACCACCAGAAGCTTGTCTTATAACAGGCTACCAAAACAACGGTGAAACATTACTAGGATGGAACTGTTTCCAAGAAAACAGGGAATTCAGAAAAGATATAAAGATTCACGAATCAGGATATTTCATATGTAATACTTGGTGGGAAAATCCAGCCACAATAGCAGTCATGGCTGTTGGTGAAGAACAAAACCAACCAATGGATGCAAAAGATATAATAGAAGATGCTATCAAAATAATGACCACAGAAAAGATATGCTATGATAGTACTGACAGCAATATAAAAATTGAGTATGCAGGAGGTCAATCTGCTTACGATGCATGGGCTAATGCTATATCAGACGAAAAAGAATTTCCTAAGGATGCTATATTACCATTATTGTTTGAACGTATAATGTGTCAAGGTGATGCACAAGTAATGGTTGGTGAAGGAAGATCATATGCGGCTTGTTATATAAGCTGGGTGGGCAACAACAATGAAATTATAGCTGATGAATGCCAACAGGCAGCAAAACTGTTTAAAGAAGAAGCACAATGCGCCTTCAAAATGAACGAAGTCAAAGGCGGCTTCATGCAAGACGAACAAGCAACAAGAACATTCGCCAAGCCAGACGTAAGAAAACAAATAGTACCTTTAATTAATAAAGCTAAAGAATACGATGCAAAAGCTTGTACAATATTAAAACAGATATTAACTAAAATCAAGTAA
- a CDS encoding type II toxin-antitoxin system RelE/ParE family toxin, giving the protein MVKWSNSAKLDLRQIYNYISTNSEFYAKKVINDIIYKSDNLNNFPSIGKEVNEFNNPLIREIYVYSYRMIYQIVSNNNVEILAIVHTKRNLKLNDDTDTIEK; this is encoded by the coding sequence ATGGTAAAATGGTCCAATTCAGCTAAACTTGACTTGCGACAGATTTATAATTATATTTCTACCAACTCAGAATTTTATGCTAAAAAAGTAATTAATGATATCATTTATAAGTCAGATAATCTGAACAATTTTCCATCTATTGGGAAAGAAGTAAATGAATTTAATAATCCTTTAATCAGAGAAATATATGTATATTCTTATCGTATGATATATCAAATAGTTTCAAATAATAATGTTGAAATATTAGCTATAGTTCATACCAAAAGAAATTTGAAGTTAAATGATGATACTGATACTATAGAAAAGTAG
- a CDS encoding WYL domain-containing protein: MSLFSEVYGKYYRLISEILNKAQDKTVSVEYIYDLIRNQGFGDTLLTLAPRIINDDEDSYNLLSKNEEGYQSILDKEPSVLLTTLELRWIKTLLMDKRIQLFLDEEELDVLKEQLADVEELFDQDTIIYIGQAKDGDPYDNIDYINNFRKLLYAVNNKKCLNITYLNAEGVRRSASYAGYRIEYSPKDDKFRLNAVLINRGKIVYHSKINVARIVKAEIIEPAKYPSGISEYISNHKMPEPIEIILNNERNGFERVFVHLSNYERNSEYDEETNTCRVKIYYYDFDESELLIQLLSYGPILKVVGPEGFKQKVVDRINRQKRLFN, from the coding sequence ATGAGTCTGTTTAGTGAAGTATACGGAAAATATTATAGATTGATAAGTGAAATATTGAATAAAGCTCAGGATAAAACCGTTTCAGTGGAGTATATTTACGATTTGATAAGGAACCAAGGTTTTGGAGATACTTTACTGACTCTAGCTCCTAGAATTATAAACGATGATGAAGATAGTTATAACTTGTTAAGCAAGAATGAAGAGGGTTACCAATCTATACTAGATAAGGAACCATCAGTTTTATTGACAACACTGGAGTTAAGATGGATAAAAACTTTATTGATGGATAAGAGAATACAGTTGTTTTTAGATGAAGAAGAATTAGATGTATTAAAGGAACAATTAGCAGATGTAGAAGAATTGTTTGACCAAGATACAATAATCTACATAGGTCAAGCAAAAGATGGAGACCCTTATGATAATATTGATTACATTAATAATTTTAGAAAGTTATTATATGCAGTTAATAATAAGAAATGTCTTAACATAACTTACTTGAATGCAGAAGGTGTAAGAAGAAGTGCAAGTTACGCAGGATACAGAATAGAATACTCACCAAAAGATGATAAATTTCGTCTGAACGCAGTTTTAATCAATAGAGGCAAGATAGTATATCATAGCAAGATCAATGTGGCAAGGATAGTAAAAGCAGAGATTATCGAACCAGCCAAGTATCCATCGGGTATATCTGAGTACATATCCAATCACAAAATGCCAGAACCAATAGAAATCATTTTAAACAATGAAAGAAATGGCTTTGAACGAGTATTCGTCCATCTTTCCAACTATGAAAGAAATTCAGAATATGACGAAGAAACAAATACATGCAGAGTTAAAATATATTATTATGACTTTGACGAATCAGAATTATTAATACAACTGTTATCATACGGACCAATCCTAAAAGTGGTAGGACCAGAAGGATTTAAACAGAAAGTAGTAGATAGGATTAATAGGCAGAAAAGATTATTTAATTAA
- a CDS encoding helix-turn-helix transcriptional regulator encodes MAGFNELIKNYEKIRDYLRDFHIYGYKCRNDFGSRSGRSYDNERRRIENYLSGYIGHDNSVRGKKLFITADTVDLEENPLFITWMTKTFTKNDIMLHFIILDILSIDEGLTLNEITDIIVNDYLSIFEDIKIPDNMTIRNKLKELTGIGFLHSIKKGRTLQYHINRQGIDSLSKDTIDKLLHICGYYQNVFPVGVLGNFIRQRVDNSIVNKPLFSFRHIYLAHTLDDEILLNILMAIREHRNIEFVSTYRRNSNIKVKVLPLKILDNVSSGRRYLAAYNNKYKRYGTYRIDNIKEVVIEDIDDSYDSHVENLSERSEKSWGVTIFNGKKLEKLEVTLIIADDEGYILKRLHREGRHGTIEKISENTYLYSIEVNDVNEMVPWLRTLIGRMISFRCSNEIVEKRFLRDIDAMYEMYGG; translated from the coding sequence ATGGCTGGGTTCAACGAGTTAATAAAGAATTATGAAAAGATAAGAGATTATCTAAGGGATTTTCACATTTATGGTTATAAATGTCGTAATGACTTTGGTTCAAGAAGTGGCAGAAGTTATGATAATGAGAGAAGAAGGATAGAAAATTATTTATCAGGTTATATTGGACATGATAATTCAGTTAGAGGTAAAAAATTATTTATAACAGCTGATACAGTTGACCTAGAAGAAAACCCTCTTTTTATAACTTGGATGACAAAGACATTTACTAAGAATGATATAATGTTGCATTTTATTATATTGGATATTTTAAGTATAGATGAAGGTTTGACATTAAATGAAATTACGGATATTATAGTTAACGATTATTTAAGTATATTTGAAGATATCAAGATACCCGATAATATGACTATTAGAAATAAGCTGAAAGAGCTTACAGGAATAGGGTTTTTACATAGTATTAAAAAAGGCAGGACATTACAATACCATATTAATAGACAAGGAATTGATTCATTATCAAAAGATACTATTGATAAACTACTTCACATCTGTGGTTATTATCAAAATGTATTTCCAGTTGGAGTTCTAGGGAATTTTATTCGTCAGAGAGTAGATAATTCTATTGTAAACAAACCTCTATTTTCATTTCGTCATATTTATTTAGCTCATACACTAGATGATGAAATTTTACTTAATATCCTAATGGCTATTAGAGAACATAGAAATATTGAGTTCGTAAGTACCTATAGAAGAAATAGCAATATAAAGGTAAAGGTCCTACCGTTAAAAATATTAGATAATGTCAGTAGCGGTAGAAGGTATCTAGCTGCTTATAACAATAAATATAAGCGTTATGGAACATACAGAATCGATAATATAAAAGAAGTAGTAATTGAAGATATAGATGATAGCTATGATTCACATGTAGAAAATCTATCTGAGCGTTCAGAAAAAAGCTGGGGTGTTACTATATTCAATGGGAAAAAACTTGAAAAATTAGAGGTAACATTGATTATAGCTGATGATGAAGGATACATATTAAAAAGACTTCATAGAGAAGGTAGACATGGTACTATCGAGAAGATAAGTGAAAATACATATCTCTATTCAATTGAAGTCAACGATGTCAATGAAATGGTGCCTTGGCTAAGAACATTAATAGGAAGAATGATATCTTTTAGATGTTCTAATGAAATTGTAGAAAAAAGATTCTTAAGAGATATTGATGCCATGTATGAAATGTATGGGGGTTAG
- a CDS encoding RtcB family protein, protein MFVIYEKEKNRIPIKIWVEDRSKIEDECLAQATNLSNLPFLHKWVCLMPDTHTGKGMPIGGVIAADNVIIPNAVGVDIGCGMAFIQTNIPVRLLKDTKTPNGTLLQGIIGDILRNIPVGFSHHNSRQECKTLDDAIKNLDIYQDAKELIPEIEAGYYQIGTLGGGNHFIELQEDEQGLVCIMLHSGSRHFGYKICNYYHKLARELNTRWFSSVPDEYRLAFLPVNTKEGQDYINWMNLALGFASENRSQMLDNVINIVNKWVKKHCDFNTDYTDLINCHHNYAAIEHHYGRNVWVHRKGAIRAREDELGIIPGAMGSYSYIVKGKGNPESFHSCSHGAGRLMSRKKAMETFGVDEVINDLKASEVIIGKRSKKDIPEESKFAYKDIDTVINNELDLIEPIKKLKTIGVVKG, encoded by the coding sequence ATGTTTGTAATTTATGAGAAAGAAAAAAATAGAATACCTATAAAAATATGGGTTGAAGATAGAAGCAAAATTGAAGATGAATGTTTGGCACAAGCTACGAATTTATCTAATCTGCCTTTTTTACATAAATGGGTTTGCCTAATGCCTGATACGCATACTGGAAAAGGAATGCCCATAGGTGGAGTAATAGCCGCTGATAATGTGATAATACCTAATGCTGTGGGAGTTGATATTGGTTGCGGTATGGCTTTTATACAAACTAATATCCCTGTAAGATTATTAAAAGATACCAAAACACCTAATGGTACATTACTTCAAGGTATCATCGGTGATATTCTTAGAAATATACCTGTTGGTTTTTCCCATCATAACAGTAGACAAGAATGTAAGACATTAGATGATGCTATTAAGAACCTTGATATATATCAAGATGCAAAAGAGCTGATTCCAGAGATTGAAGCTGGATATTATCAAATAGGTACTCTTGGTGGTGGTAATCATTTTATTGAACTACAAGAGGATGAACAAGGATTGGTATGTATAATGCTTCATTCTGGCAGTCGTCATTTTGGTTATAAGATATGTAATTATTACCATAAGTTAGCAAGAGAATTGAACACTAGATGGTTCTCTTCTGTACCTGATGAATATAGATTAGCATTTCTGCCTGTAAATACCAAAGAAGGTCAAGATTATATCAATTGGATGAATCTAGCTTTAGGTTTTGCTAGTGAAAACAGAAGTCAGATGCTTGATAATGTCATTAATATAGTAAACAAATGGGTTAAGAAACATTGTGATTTCAATACTGATTATACTGATTTGATTAACTGTCATCATAACTATGCTGCCATTGAACATCATTATGGTAGGAATGTATGGGTACATAGAAAAGGTGCCATACGTGCAAGAGAAGATGAACTTGGCATTATTCCAGGTGCAATGGGCTCATATAGTTATATTGTAAAAGGCAAAGGTAATCCTGAAAGCTTTCATTCTTGTTCTCATGGTGCTGGACGATTGATGTCCAGAAAGAAAGCAATGGAAACTTTTGGCGTTGACGAAGTAATCAACGACTTGAAAGCAAGCGAAGTAATAATTGGTAAAAGATCCAAGAAAGATATACCTGAAGAATCAAAGTTCGCTTATAAAGATATAGATACTGTAATTAATAATGAACTTGATTTGATAGAACCAATTAAAAAGCTTAAAACTATTGGTGTAGTAAAAGGTTAA
- a CDS encoding slipin family protein produces MKYYIKKTERGLLFQNGDYIKSLEPGKYSFLSFLTYKVVILDVTKQRFNVKFDLDILADDDKLLSELDIIDVKDNQLVLHYIDGKLSDIYETGKYAFWNIHKKNDFKIIDMTKPEIDEYIEKNIFNSKNIFHPRLRDKYVEIHVQPYEKAVLFYNNNFVKILDAGRYFYWTKYVDVTADKIDMRQSQLDMTGQEIMTADKVTLRLNFFCQYKVTDVLKVTLDIKHYVNQIYILIQLILREYLGAIKLDDLLKMKQEVADYVLSRLKEKESEMGIEFIYAGIKDVILPGEIKDILNTVLIAEKKAQANVITRREEIASTRSLLNTAKLMDENKTLYKLKELEHIEKICERVGSISLNGGGNVLERLNELF; encoded by the coding sequence ATGAAATATTATATCAAAAAAACTGAAAGAGGACTTTTATTCCAGAATGGAGATTATATCAAATCCCTTGAACCAGGAAAATATTCATTTCTATCCTTTCTAACATATAAAGTTGTTATTTTAGATGTAACTAAACAACGTTTTAACGTAAAGTTCGATCTAGATATATTAGCAGATGATGATAAGTTATTAAGTGAACTAGATATTATAGATGTTAAAGACAACCAATTAGTTTTACATTACATAGATGGAAAATTATCAGACATATATGAAACAGGTAAATATGCCTTTTGGAATATACATAAGAAAAATGATTTCAAGATAATAGATATGACTAAACCTGAAATAGATGAATACATAGAAAAAAACATCTTCAATAGTAAGAATATCTTTCATCCTAGACTAAGAGACAAATATGTTGAGATACATGTACAACCATATGAAAAAGCCGTACTTTTCTATAACAATAATTTCGTCAAGATTCTTGATGCTGGAAGATATTTTTATTGGACGAAATATGTTGATGTTACGGCAGATAAAATAGATATGAGACAATCACAATTAGATATGACTGGACAAGAAATCATGACAGCTGATAAAGTGACTCTTAGACTAAACTTCTTCTGTCAATACAAGGTTACAGATGTTCTAAAAGTCACTCTTGATATAAAACATTATGTAAATCAAATATATATATTGATACAGCTTATATTACGTGAGTATTTAGGCGCAATAAAACTGGATGACCTATTGAAAATGAAACAAGAAGTTGCTGATTATGTACTTTCAAGATTAAAAGAAAAAGAATCCGAAATGGGTATTGAATTCATATATGCAGGCATAAAAGATGTAATTCTGCCAGGTGAAATAAAAGATATACTTAATACTGTTCTAATAGCTGAGAAAAAAGCTCAAGCCAATGTTATAACAAGAAGAGAGGAAATAGCATCCACAAGAAGCTTATTGAACACTGCAAAACTGATGGATGAGAATAAGACTCTCTACAAACTCAAGGAACTGGAGCATATTGAAAAAATATGTGAAAGAGTTGGCAGCATTTCACTTAATGGTGGAGGTAATGTTTTAGAAAGATTGAATGAACTCTTTTAA
- a CDS encoding endo-alpha-N-acetylgalactosaminidase family protein, whose amino-acid sequence MKRKRIRGTKVLVLSFVLMFLQVFGVFMPVSAKEVTNGEEQQELTASGVADTMDSNMTTISSNQMTVIIDKNFPRVEKYQMASGEVMYGQESSLDSIKINGVNYKPQVDFLKLNDNQAEYTLNITDIDVVITIRMEVVDNKLLFDVIGILENGNTLVKNIEIPNHSLLAAHSNQEGAAFAGTRMYNAVSGSGDVFTSVENTVAVDNQPLNYMYAIINTNQLAGTIWTNALPDYSSDRDNERIKKQTVGKTGYYSTGIWSASWLYRPDKIDEVEPLPSVKVIITGNANDDDCVDWQDGAVVFREIMNNPKFSEKVPDLLIHRIPFNFASQATNPFLKTLDETKRLYLATDGLGQFVELKGYQSEGHDSAHPDYAGHIGIRQGGACDMNTLIDEGHKYNGFFGVHISATGAHPEAYAFDNELVNINKPGWDWLDPSYDFDKPTMRREATTNNRLNRFRALKEEVPNLDFIYADAWFENGWNGRRLAREINSLGWAMTTEFPNTLEEDSIWYHWAVDYNYGGQDMKGFNSKIARFIRNHQKDTWIARNELLGGSEVTDYEGWQGSKNFDNAIKVVFEVNMPTKYLQHFPIIEWESDTINFTDNVSVSNKTGSKIITKDGIKVLEGSKYLLPWDPSTEEKLYHYNKNGGTSTWKLPLSYEGLDTVKLYKLTDQGREFIEDIQVIQGQITINANPATPYVVYKQDAQVHEAVDFGQGTLIKDPGFNNGNLDDYTVTGEGVSVKRNDSSQYELVIENGSGATISQEITGLSEGTYAASVYVEVKGNRRASICVMTSDGNDVSNYTDNSIANNYILADSKNNTKMQRMRVLFDVPSGSDSATIYLKTEAGTATVIFDDLRVVKTKRVAKGEDVYFAEDFENIVQGIYPFVKGSAGGVNDPRTHLSELHAPYTQKGWNQKEIDDVINGNWSLKAHKESAGLVYQTIPQNLRFAEGQCYEVTFVYETNADGAYEFVIGDGETQIYTKPIKFADEPTQFTKSFQASNSGDSFIGIKCVNGNSSDFVLDDLVIKEIEYLPSEPTEITPVDLSKVSQSNMTATATSQETWDPASNAIDGDKGTLWHTKWDLSDSLPQSITLNLNDTYRINKVEMQPRTSQYNGIISKYRLYVSNDGIDYRKIGEGNWDVNYDAKTINFNETEAKYVKLEAIEGYGGWASVAELYVYRNEVSIVETAPIEVATRVGYAPTLPVELPTRLSDDSIMDLPIAWDGIDRDNYMKEGTFIVEGHVNGSEIIVTATITVK is encoded by the coding sequence ATGAAAAGAAAAAGAATAAGAGGAACAAAGGTATTGGTACTATCTTTTGTACTCATGTTTTTACAGGTTTTTGGAGTTTTTATGCCCGTATCAGCTAAAGAGGTTACCAATGGGGAAGAACAACAAGAACTCACTGCATCTGGGGTTGCAGATACCATGGATAGTAATATGACAACTATCAGTTCTAATCAAATGACTGTCATTATAGATAAGAATTTCCCAAGAGTGGAAAAATATCAAATGGCTTCAGGAGAAGTAATGTATGGTCAAGAGAGTTCGTTGGATAGCATCAAAATAAATGGAGTGAATTACAAACCTCAAGTTGATTTTTTGAAATTAAATGATAATCAAGCTGAATATACACTTAACATCACTGATATAGATGTGGTTATAACAATCAGGATGGAAGTAGTAGATAATAAACTACTTTTTGATGTTATTGGTATTTTGGAAAATGGAAATACCTTAGTAAAGAATATTGAAATACCTAATCACAGCTTATTAGCAGCACATAGCAATCAAGAAGGTGCAGCTTTTGCAGGGACACGCATGTATAATGCAGTAAGTGGCAGTGGTGACGTTTTTACATCTGTAGAGAACACTGTAGCTGTAGATAATCAACCGCTTAACTATATGTATGCAATTATTAATACTAACCAGTTAGCAGGAACTATATGGACTAATGCATTACCTGATTATAGCAGTGATAGAGATAATGAACGAATCAAGAAGCAGACTGTAGGAAAAACAGGTTATTACAGTACAGGAATCTGGAGTGCTTCTTGGTTATACAGACCAGACAAAATTGATGAAGTAGAGCCATTACCAAGTGTAAAAGTGATTATTACTGGTAATGCCAATGATGATGACTGTGTTGATTGGCAGGATGGAGCAGTTGTATTTCGTGAAATAATGAACAATCCAAAGTTCAGTGAAAAAGTACCAGATTTATTGATACACAGGATACCATTTAATTTTGCAAGTCAAGCAACCAATCCATTCCTAAAAACTCTAGACGAAACAAAAAGACTATATCTGGCTACTGATGGACTTGGACAGTTTGTAGAGCTTAAGGGCTATCAATCAGAAGGACATGATTCAGCACATCCAGATTATGCAGGACATATTGGTATTCGCCAAGGTGGAGCTTGTGATATGAATACATTGATTGATGAAGGACATAAGTATAATGGATTTTTCGGTGTTCATATTTCTGCAACAGGTGCTCACCCTGAGGCTTATGCATTTGACAATGAATTAGTTAACATAAATAAACCAGGTTGGGATTGGCTGGATCCATCATATGATTTTGATAAACCAACAATGAGAAGAGAAGCTACTACCAATAACAGATTGAATAGATTTAGAGCGTTGAAAGAAGAAGTGCCAAACCTTGACTTTATTTACGCTGATGCTTGGTTTGAGAATGGATGGAATGGAAGAAGGCTAGCTAGAGAGATTAATTCACTAGGATGGGCTATGACTACCGAATTTCCTAATACATTAGAAGAAGATTCTATCTGGTATCATTGGGCTGTAGATTATAATTACGGCGGACAGGATATGAAAGGCTTCAACAGTAAAATAGCCAGATTCATACGTAATCACCAAAAAGATACGTGGATTGCACGTAATGAGCTTCTTGGTGGATCAGAAGTAACTGACTACGAAGGATGGCAGGGAAGCAAGAATTTTGACAATGCTATAAAAGTTGTATTCGAGGTTAATATGCCAACGAAATATCTACAGCATTTTCCTATAATAGAATGGGAATCAGATACTATCAATTTTACAGACAATGTAAGTGTAAGTAATAAGACAGGATCAAAAATCATTACAAAAGACGGTATCAAGGTTCTTGAAGGAAGTAAATATCTATTACCATGGGACCCATCTACAGAAGAAAAATTATATCACTATAATAAAAATGGTGGTACCAGTACATGGAAACTGCCTTTAAGCTATGAAGGGCTTGATACAGTCAAGTTATACAAACTGACTGACCAAGGTAGAGAATTCATTGAGGATATTCAAGTTATTCAGGGACAAATAACTATTAATGCAAATCCAGCTACACCATATGTAGTGTATAAGCAAGATGCACAAGTACATGAAGCTGTTGATTTTGGGCAAGGAACACTTATTAAAGACCCTGGATTCAATAATGGTAATTTAGATGATTATACAGTAACTGGAGAAGGAGTGTCAGTGAAACGTAATGATTCCTCACAATATGAATTAGTAATTGAAAATGGTAGTGGTGCAACTATAAGCCAAGAAATTACTGGTTTATCAGAGGGAACATATGCGGCTTCAGTATATGTAGAAGTAAAAGGCAATAGACGTGCATCTATTTGTGTGATGACCAGTGATGGAAATGATGTTTCCAACTACACAGATAATTCCATAGCTAATAACTATATCTTGGCTGATTCAAAGAACAATACCAAAATGCAGAGAATGAGAGTATTGTTTGACGTTCCATCAGGTAGTGACTCAGCTACTATATATCTAAAAACAGAAGCAGGTACAGCTACAGTCATATTTGATGATTTACGTGTTGTTAAGACAAAAAGAGTTGCTAAAGGAGAAGATGTGTATTTTGCAGAGGATTTTGAGAATATAGTTCAAGGGATATATCCATTTGTTAAAGGTTCTGCTGGTGGCGTCAATGACCCAAGAACCCATCTATCTGAACTTCATGCTCCATATACTCAAAAAGGCTGGAACCAAAAAGAGATAGATGATGTAATTAACGGTAACTGGTCACTGAAAGCACACAAGGAATCAGCAGGACTTGTTTATCAGACTATACCTCAAAATCTAAGATTTGCTGAAGGTCAATGTTATGAAGTGACTTTTGTATATGAAACTAATGCTGATGGTGCTTACGAATTTGTTATTGGAGACGGGGAGACACAAATATATACTAAGCCTATAAAATTTGCTGATGAACCTACACAATTTACAAAATCATTCCAAGCATCTAATTCAGGAGATAGCTTTATAGGTATAAAATGTGTTAATGGAAATTCAAGTGATTTTGTCCTTGATGATCTTGTTATAAAAGAAATTGAATATCTGCCATCTGAGCCAACTGAGATAACTCCAGTGGACTTAAGTAAAGTATCACAATCCAATATGACTGCCACAGCAACAAGTCAAGAGACTTGGGACCCTGCCTCAAATGCTATTGATGGGGACAAAGGAACTCTATGGCATACAAAATGGGATTTATCAGATTCACTACCTCAATCAATTACACTAAACCTTAACGATACTTATAGGATTAATAAGGTAGAGATGCAACCAAGGACTAGTCAATATAACGGAATAATATCCAAGTACAGACTTTATGTATCTAATGATGGAATTGATTATAGAAAAATAGGAGAAGGAAATTGGGATGTTAATTATGATGCAAAAACAATTAATTTCAATGAAACAGAAGCTAAGTATGTAAAACTTGAAGCCATTGAAGGTTATGGTGGATGGGCAAGTGTTGCTGAACTATATGTATACAGGAATGAAGTTTCCATAGTAGAAACTGCACCTATAGAAGTAGCAACTAGAGTAGGCTATGCACCAACACTTCCAGTGGAATTACCTACTAGATTAAGTGATGATTCTATCATGGATTTACCTATAGCATGGGACGGTATTGATAGAGATAACTATATGAAGGAAGGAACTTTCATTGTAGAAGGTCATGTCAATGGAAGTGAAATCATAGTTACTGCTACAATAACAGTAAAATAA